DNA from Nematostella vectensis chromosome 5, jaNemVect1.1, whole genome shotgun sequence:
TTGATTGGATCCGCTTTTTCGTTATGCCGTGCAGCTGAAAAAGATCTAGCTTTCTTACGGCcaaataataaaatctgaCAATCATTTCTCCATGTGTTTTAGGAATTTTTTAAGACTTGTTGCAGGTgctaaaaaattaataaatccGTACCATCTACAGAAAATTATACCCAGaatgtaaaaaagaaaaaaaaaaacaagaaaaaacaaaagagaGCTTTACACGAAGGATTGAAAGTGATTCTCGTGGCGATGgaaaaattgttaaaaaaaaagaaaaagggggaaACTTAAAGAAAATAAGTCCATAAGTGAAACCAGTAGCGTACCCCTTAGCAAGACAAATTATTAATTTGGCATGTAAAAGGGTTTTagccctccccctctaaattACACGACCAATCGCgactctccccccccccccccccccccgaaccTTCTTACGGTCATGAAAAAAGAAAGGGAGactagattaaaaaaaattaaaatacaacCCATTACTGATTTCTCTAACGTGTGGTTTCCGGTTTACGACCCTTATCCAGTAAACGCCACTAAAACCTCGACCACATCATTCATTTCATTCCAACAAGTATTAGTATTTCACGAAAAGATAATGTTTCCCGCGTTAGTGTTGATTATTTTGCCATTAGTTTTTGTTAGTTTAACATTAGTTTTTTTACGTGAATATTTACCCTTTAGATAAAAAGCAAACCCCAAAACTTGAAAAATCCTTACTAAGATGTCCAAAACCCAAAcgtatctaaaaaaataaataataatattaaagaATGGGGAGAAATAAAAACGGTATCATCCGACAAATGATGCCGGAAAGAATCACAGGCCTTCCGACAGCATATACTTTCTGTTGTCACTCTCTttcaaaacataaaaaacatAAGTATATTTTACATGAATGAAAGTTTGGAACTGGTTTAAAATGCTCGACACACCAGGTGCGAACACctaagcaaaacaaaaacacacactcaaaaataaaaacacacacaacgCTCCCGCGTTTGATTTCTCATCAGAACGAGAACACACCACATGCACAAACAGTCGCTCGAAGTCTACACGGATCACATCTACATTACACAGTGTGCGCAAGTTCACGCACAAACAATCCTCTACACTCACATGTACACTCACGAACACGCGCATGCTGTATACGCGCGTATACTCACATCGAACGTAAACGCTTATGTATACCCACATGCACACGCACGCTAGCTCAAATCGAACGTACACGCACATTCTCACGCATAACCACGCACATGTACACGCACGCACAAACACTCACATGCACGCAAATTCACGTAGACTTCACGCCAATATATATGTAAGTCAACTCACAAGTACATATGAGAAAGGCTTTCGACGCCGGAAAACGGACGAACTTACATACGTACGTACGCTAATCTCGTCTATCGTGAACACGAACATACATCACAGTCAAAATCCGAGCACCAAATGACTTAACTGATTGGTAGCTTCAACTCTTAAACAAACTTAAGAAAACCAAACTTAATTTTAACGGTCGTcttaaaggttattttttttgttttgtttaaaatttaaatAGACACCTACAACAACTTTGCAATTCATGggagaataaaaaaacaaaaccaatAGAAACCTTGTGTTACAATTTTCAAGAGAAAATGACTAAATGAAATgaagaaaaataatttctcAATAATCATAAGTCTAAGTAGTCATTTAGCTATAGAATAGATTGTAACTAACTAAACTTGTGATTTCCTATGCTTTCATATCTAAAAGACACAAGCTGGTGACTGATTGGTTtccataaaaaaagaaaaaaagccaaACTTACGCACGCACACCAAAGGATAGCTACTCACTCACTCCACACGGGGAGAGTTCTAAGGTACCATCTCTATTCACCTAGAAGCACGGATACCAGAATCTTCGCCTCAGTCGCGCTCGCCATGGAAACCAGCTGTCTTCATCACTGTCGTCATCGTTCCCATGGCAACCACGAAGATCATCCCTATTGTAACCACGTTCTAGCCACCAGTTCTCTAACTTAGAGTCTCGTTCACTCTGCCTCCCTTCCGCACGGCGCATGTACCACGGTTCACGCTGGTCAGCGCGGTCGTGGGCTCGCTCGAAAAACCAGGCGCCATCTTTGTGTTTCATTACCCGGCGACGCTTGCGCGGACCTCGAGAGTGATGTTGAAATACGGGGTGAGACCGTTGCTCATGGCGATCACGGGAACGCTGAAAGAGCCAGGAGCTGTCGGACTTGACACTAAAGTCATGAGGAGGGAACCACGTGGCCAGTGGATTACTCTTACGAAGCTCGTTTCTCTCAATAGCTCTACGCACGTACCAATCCATAACCTTCTCGTACTCGTCGGCTTCTAACCAATCAGGCGGTGGTAGTGGGCGGGGTCTCATTTTAGCTGGTTCCTCGTAGCTTTTGATATCAGGAGTCTTGTGGCGAGGTTCTAGTACCCAGTCTTTTCCGCCGATCAGCTGAAGTAACGGGAAATCAACATGCATATCCGGCTTGAGCTCGGGTGGAATCGGAAACTCTTGGTGAACGTTCGGCTTGATATCGGTTGGAGTCGGAAACTCTTGAGGCAGGGGCGGCTTGAGCTCGGGTGGAATCGTAAACTCTTGGTGAACGTTCGGCTTGATATCGGTTGGAGTCGGAAACCTTTGAGGCAGGGGCGGCTTGAGCTCGGGTGGAATCGGAAACTCTTGGTGAACGTTCGGCTTGATATCGGTTGGAGTCGGATTCGGACGCTGTGCTTGACTTTGGTCTGTATGCGAAGTTAGTTCTCCGACTGGACTCGAAGACATGGATACTGGTGTTTTCTCAGCCCGTGCCCTCCCCCTCTTAGTCGTATCTGGGTGTAGTTCGTCTCTGTGTTTCGGCGGTGGCGGCTTTAACTCGATTATCACTGTTTCGTTTTTAATTCGGATCAATTCAGTTCTTTTCCTCTTTGATTTTGAATCATTATTTTTATGCCTTGGGCATTTGGGGTTGCGTTTCTGTTTCTCGGAGTACAACCTTTCGTGTTCCAGTTTCTTCTCGTTCATCTGTAGCGCCCACTGGTTAAGTCGCTCCAGCTCTCGCTGATACTTCTTGTCTTGCTTGCGACGCCTTTTTCTCATCAAGGCATCCACATCACTAGAATACTTCTTCCAGTGTTTCTTCTTGCGCCAATTCTTAAAATCAGATCTTTTTTCATTCCTTTGCAGCCTGGTAAATGAATCCCAACGATTGGCCTTTTCGCCCTTCTTTCGAAGTCGCTTTTGTTGGTCATAGACTCGTTGCTCTGCCAGAATCTTGTCAAGAATTTCCCCAGTCCATGGGCCTTTTTTGCGCAGTCGCTTAGTcttgacttttttgttttcgtaCTTTCGTTTCATCGCGTTCCATTCCATTATTACTTCCCTTTTCAACGCTTCCCTCCATTTTTTAACGCTCTTCATTTTCCTCTTTCTTCGGTTGTTTAAGCTATGAGCAGCCGCAGACTTCAGTTCAGTTTTATTTGCTACCCAGTCGTCAAGTTTGTTCTCGATATCTTGCCAAAACCTTTCCTGTTCCTCTTTCCATTTGAGTCTGATTTTTCGTGACTTTCTCGCACTCTGTTTCGTTTTCTTTCGAaatttgtttttgatttttaCGCGATTCAACCTCTTGCTCAGTTTTTCAACTACTTTGTTTTTCCTCGCTTGAGTCTTCGCAAACTTTCGACGCTCCTTCCTCAACGATTTCTTAAGTTTCTTTAGATCCTTCTTCTGTTCCCTTAACAGTCTTTTTTCTAGTTTGAGATCTCTTTTCGTTCCAAGAATCTCTCGGTATCCCTGTCTCGCAGCCTGCACATTCTCagattttaatttttcttggAGTTTGAATAAGTCATCACGCATCTGGATCTTTTGTGTTCGCCTCCAATTCTtcatctttttcttctccctccTCAAATATTCGAGAACATGAAGAGATCTCACGCTTAAATCCTCTTCAAGTCTCAATTTTTCGCTTTCAAAACGATTCTGCTGCCTCTTCAAAGTTCTCCAACTTTTACGCAACtcgtgtttttctttttctgctaAACGTCTTTCCTTGAGCAGCTCAGCGATGATCAGTTTTAATTCATCGGCGTGCATTTTTAGTTCTCGTTGTTTTCTTCGGAGTTCTCTTTTCTTCAACAACTCCCTGCGTATCCCTGCGTGTTTATCTTTGCTTTGCTGCTTTATGTTTACCAGTGAATCATTGTTGTGTTTTGCTAATCTAGTTTCTGTTCTGATAAGAGATTTCGGTTCCTTGAAGCAAGGTTTTAATGAACTCCTCAAAGGTGCTGCATGACAAGGCGACGAAGAAGACGATCttgtatttttgttattatttgttttctttatgttttttttacgcTTCCTTGAGTTAACTATCAAATTGTCAGCTACGTCCTTATCATTATCACGGCATGGCTGTCTTTTTCTGATAACATCCGGGGCTTTAGCATCTGACGAACAATAAGGGTTGGGATTGCCAAGGTTCCAGCGTGCTCTGAAGTTATTCAAACCTACGCGTCGAGGAGGTATCAATGACGACACGGAGTGGTATTTCTTGAACACGTTATGAGAACTGTCCACATAATCCTTGTTCAGCTTACCTCGTCTCTGTGTTACATCATCGGTTCTAGAAAGATCCCCACTATAAATATCACGGAATGAGCGAATGTTTTTGCTGCTTGTCCCAAACTTGTGGGACTGGGCTTGGTGCCTTTTTTCTTCGTCATATTTTAGTCGCCAATACCAAGACATTGATTTACTTAGTTGTAGTCTCTGCTGCACGGTCCTGTGTTGTTGAAGAAGCTTGAAGTGCTTCTCCTGTAGTTTGGAATGAAGCGACTGGATGTCAAAATGATCCTTGCCTGCATCGTCACGTTCCTGGTAGAGTTTCTCTTCAAGAGCCCACAGATCTAGGCGAGCTTGCTGTTCAGCAGTCAAACCATTCAGCTTCACGGAGTCGGGGGACGAGTAGGTCACGGTGTTGGGCTTACTGAGCTTTGTCGTTTTGCTCACGGCCTGGTTACTAAGGTAGACACTCACGCCTGGAAGGGAAAAGGTTAAAAAGTCTTCAGTTATTATCATAAGTCATCATCCACAATTACCTCCATTTTCAACATACAAATGTGCCATAATGCAATACcaattttataaaataaatgaatcGATTGATTAATATCAACTCTGATATAAGACAATACTAAGAAAAAGCATTTTACAAAGGGCAAAAGGTgggaagggagagggggtgggggctttgAGCCTATATTTTATGTTTGCTTTTGTCGGCCCACCACCTTTGAGCAAATCATTTAGTGTTCAGCACCTACTTACCACATATGTGTAGCATATAAAACACACCAACTTACCATGGCCAATGCTAAATCCCATAGCAGTAGTCAAGCACAGCAGGATGACAAAGGTTGGGATGTCGACATAGAGATGTGACATCAAGTCATCACCTGAAGGGCTGTCATCTGATGGCCTACCCTCTTCCAGCCATCGTGGGAAGAGTACAGACTCATCTGAGTCACTTTCGTCAGAGCTATAGgggtcatcatcatcatcatagctgTCTTCTTCATCAGAGTCATCAGAATCTGAGCAAAAGGAGGATGCTTTGGAAAACAAGGAGCTTGAAACAGAGCTGAGGCTATTGGGAAGATTTAGAGGGCTGTTGCTAATTTCTGTAGGAGTTTCAATGCATTCAATGTCGTGGCTAGAGAAGGAATCATCTTCACTGACATAGAAACTTGAATTTATAAATGGCAGTTCCTTCCACCCACTCattgcatcatcatcatcatcatagtccACAATTTGTGAGTCAAGTATGTCATAGCTCTCATCAGTGTTATCATCTGGGCAAATCAACTCAATTAAGCTTCCTTCAGTTGATGACTCGTCAGAGCAAGGGATGGTACGGAAGGACCCGCTTGCTGTCATTGATAGGTACTCTGCTTGTCCGTTCACAATAAATGGCATCTGGAAGATTTCGTCTACAACACCAGGATTGGGAGGGACAGCCTGACCTTCATAGAGGATCTCTCCATCATCAGACAAGTTAGAGTTATAGAAAGGAAGCTCATCCCATCCAAATGCTTCAATGCTGGAAGGTAACGACTCATGATCGTCATAAATCTCTTTTCCAGGGTTGTCTACGGTGCTAGGGGCAGTAAGGTGATGGTCATGCAATGTTGTAAGCTCATTCCAGCCAGCTAGGTCAACTGACAGTGCGAGGGATTCGACACTTGGATAAGGAAATAATTCTTCTGAGTAGAAAGGAAGAGCACTGAGACCAGACTCATCGTTGTCAGTCAAGCCTTGATCTGAGAAACTATCCCAGTCGTAGTCATCAATTGGAGCAGCATCATTATTGCAAACTAACTCATTCCAGCCAGACAGAGACACAAAGCTGTCATCTAGAAGGCATCTGGAACTTGACATCAGTGGAGAAGTTTCAGGAATGATGTCTGGATCATCACAATGCTTTGAAATGATCATGATGCcatcatcaatgtcatcaCATGAAGCAGCAGCATGGCCATATTCAGATAACAAATCATTCACTACTGGCTGGTGATCCTGTTCAGCAAGTGGTGGTTTTGATGGCTCTTGACAAAACTTGAAGCCTGTCAGAATCTCAAATTCTGGTTCACTCTCCTCGCCCTCTTCAAGTTCATTTGGCTGGATCCCACACAAAATCTCAGAGTATGTAGGCTTGCGATACACAACACAGTCTCTCTTTGTCTGTAACATAATTACATAATATCAAAAATTTGTGGATTGAAAACAGAGCAAAATCTTAATATCATGATGAAGTTTGATTATTAGCTTCAAATTGCGGCAACTAacacaaaatattaaattgaTTAATATAAGCAGGCTGTTTATAAGTGCAAATTGTCCCTGCTAAATGGACTTGTGACATAGTTGCTAGGGTAAACTGGCTTTTACACATTTACTGTACTAGGGGAGCAGAAAATATTGGTCTTGGCTGTGGGGTTGCAAGTTTTAAATTAACAACTTtctctgtttttatttttattttaaaatatatttttttgaaacTTGACCTTCTAAAGTCGGTTGGTCTGAGATTGccaacccttcccccctcAGTAATGGTAGCATTTTGCAAACACTCAATGTCAAAAGCAACAGAACTTGAGAGAAGAAAATGCTTGAAATTCTATTTATTATTACTCTGTAGCTTTTGATGAGAACACGAACCGTAATATTAGCAAACAGGGGCGTACACAGGATTTTAACAAattgcagtcaaagcattcagaagctgaatAAAGGCGTGGCCCCTTATCCCGCATCCCCTTTAAGAATTCATAActcccgcttttgggtttgaaattggcatcaatgcgtcagacttttCAGAATATTACAGGATCAtctgtcatcctcgatctgaAATAGGACTTCATTCGTCGCGTGGCACTGAACAACATAACAATGTTTTCAAACCATCTGCAGACtaacatgattaagaaaattatagttttcatcctcatcatatatataacatttgattttttccccTCTTAATGCAAATAAGATTGCCAAATTCTTTTGCAGTCGagtgactgcaggcctataggctgcgtacgcccctggcAAACATACACTTCCGCAAGCACACACAGAAACAACATCATTTGCGACGCAAAACCGCGTACGTGAAATGTACAAGAAATTATGAACGCTCTGCTacctttgtttgttgttttatgCTAATTAGCTAATTTTGTCAGCCGCAAAGAATTCAAAAGGAGAAAGTCTAAAAACGCGAAGAAAATGTTAAGAaagttattttacaaaataaaaacaaatgttaTCGACAGAGAACACTTGGTTTCCTCGTAGAAAGGCTGATAATTACCGCGGTGgaagtgttttattttaatgtcATGTGATCTTCTGTTTACATCGGTTTCGCTTTTGAAGCGTTTGTTTCTGTAGGCTAGCGGCTCTCTCGGGGGAAATCTAGCAGTTGCCGATAACATATCACCGTTACTCTATTGcaatgttgttattttttttatacagaaTTTGGTTTTAGAGTTTTTGAGTGGATTAAGCTGCTTCTAGCCTAGTAGGGTGTAGACGGTTCGCTTGCAAACATCAATAAAATTGAGCATTCCTCGAAGTACCTTTTTCGTAatcggtaaaaaaaaaaaaaaaagaataaaatgttCTTATAGAGGACAACACGACACCTTGGGGAAACTAATCGAAAAGAATTTACCTCTATCGAGCTTGCAGTCTCTTCTTCGATGAAGGCCCAGTCGCTCTCAAACTCTGTATTTGGACGACGAGTAGCCATTTTTGCAAATAAATTACATTATGGGAGCAAAATTAAGGATTTACTTAGCTAATACGAAATAAAAGACTCGTTTTTTACTTGAGATGTACTTCTGCCTTCTATGTTCGTCGAAGGCAAAATGTTcggtttgttgttgttttgatcgaACTTTATCCCAGGTGTGACCGCGTGACAACACATCAACCAATCGGGTGATGTTTTCTATTTCTATTAGACAATTTTCCACCAATCACAAAAAGTGTGAGTGCAGTTACAATAAATATGCATAATACCGCCAAAAACGCAATATTTTGGATGACGAAATCGATAAAATCTTGCTGACTTTCATGTTTTACGGGGATGTTTTTTAAAATGCCACGTTAACACTCGAAAAGTTTCCATTTGATCATTAGGAATTGAGAATTTTCTTCAATtcaaaaatgtatttataaaaaataattttactgCTTATTTTCGTTATCCTATTTTTGGCAAAATTTGAGCATTTTTGGCAGGTACTTGGCTTGGCTTCGGGCGTCGGTTAACGCTGCTATAATCCACATGAACGCGTGATCCACCGTAATTCAACCTCTCTTggtataaaaataatacacaACATGGTCACAGAATTGAGGCGAATATTCTAAGCACAGGAAAAAATATGCTAAACCCCCTAGTGTCAAAACTACAAAGACATATAATTAGTCTCAAAATATGaaatacttaaaaaaatactcaaagaaaaaaaatatttcgatGCATTACatggaaatgtttttttttttactatttgtaAATGTAGCTGAGAATCTAGAACCTTGTTCCCCAATGTGGTTTGCTTTGCTTCATTTTAAATTAATCCATTAAAGGCACAGGGCACCTTATTTCACCAGTTGTAATTGAATATGCAAATGCAAAAACATGCACTAGCATTAAAAAGGTTTATAATCCTTCCCTGCACCCTTAGATGTCTCTAACATTCTGTCCTGCAATGCACCCCTTTCTGTAGTAGCATATAGTTACCAAACTTTATACTACATACTTTGCagtgtattaaaaaaaataccaataaaGGACTGTAAATCTAAACATCTGTATGTAAATTACTTAAAATCTAACACATTTTACATGAAACAAAACTTGGTAAGCAAGTAAGGTAGTAAGTTCCCAGACAGCTATATTTTTCCAAATTATGGTCAATCAAAAAACCTAATGGTGCTCATAGATGCACATATTGGGTTAATCTTGGTACCACAATTTCCAACTTTGAAGCAATGCTATATGCCACAAAGTCAAATGAAATATGTAAAAACCCATAATTTTACAGCATAAATTAGACACTAATTATCCCTTAACTTTTCAATTGTTTATTGCATATAACCCAACTGAAgtttttaaatgttatttgAGGAATAAATGATGTCTTACAAAAATACTGTATTCAATACTTCGAAAAAGAAATTCATACCAAGCTTTCACTTGAGTTCTTCCCTGGAGGTCATATATACacagctgtcaacccaacttggacagactTCTTGAGAAAtcaggtgaaatacagtaaatatgtgaaaaaacccaagagcatagctgtcaactctcccacattaggcgggagtctcaagattttgatccttttctcaagcctaattttcttgaaaatttCCATACATATACTGTATTCTTCTGCATTAGTTATCTGGGTATTTCTAATACAGTCACTGTATTTACtcaagatttttcctaaagcGAGGATGACAGCTATATGGTGGCCTATTAATGCCATAGCATTTTTtgtcaaaaatatatttttctactttgtagattttattttattactttattttacttcatcaagaaaaaaaaaaataaaaaataactctTTGTATGGCTTACTAACgccatagcaaaaaaaaaaaaaagaaaaaaagttgtccATGGCCCATTGACGCCATAAACCAGAATGCATTGCGGGTGAATagtttgggcttcctgtgtaaACAAAATtgaccctggggacgaggttgtTTAGCATGTTGTTTTCATCTTGGACTTCATAATCATGTCAGTGAAGCGTCAAGCCGCGTGGAACAATTACAAGGAAAAAGCAAGTAAAAAGCGAAATGGAAAGAATAAACAAGAAGAGTCAGAGTTAATTACCGTGCAATGACTAAGTTCAAATGTTGAAGGTCGTTGCCAGAAGTATTCGAGAATTGGACCTCTGACAATGGTGTCTATAGGTCAGGAACGGTCTCTTGAAGACATAAAACGTGCATGCAAAGAGCACTTTAAGCCAGAACTTGACTGTGACGTTCTGGCTGGAGAAAGAGGCCCTTCTTACACTGAAGCATCCCAAATAAAGAACTGgaaagttatatttttttaagacacaaagtaccATGTCATAAAGCACAAAGTCAAATActttatgcaatagacaaatagTGCTATGTTATTAGCACAAAGTTGAATGTCGTGAACGATATACTGAAATGTATTAAGCAAAGGCAAAATGATgagttttttaagacacaaagtgcgatgttttgagacacaaagtgcgataTTGTGAACTAAACCTGCAATGTTTTAAGCGATAATCAAATAGTGCTTTGTCGTGACACTCACAGTGAGTTGTCCTGGCGCAAATTGTTCAAAGTCGTGAGATGTTGGTGAGATGTTGTTAACGAAAACCTTGAGTGGCCCTCATGGGCTTCTGTAGAATACATAGAATGTacgaacattctcacaaaaattaggcttctgatgaggtccaaaatcttgtaaCACCCGCCTAAAGcaggtgagttgacagctatgtatGTAAAACCTATTGTAAGAGATGTTGTCAAAATCAAAGCTGAATTTTGAACTCTATCTTGTGACACTGTAGACAGACACTTGCATTTTATTCGAAGAAAAATGCAAGACAACTAATTGCTCCCCTTCCCAGCCCTCTTAATCATGTTAGAAATCCTTCTATTGGAGAGGACCAACAAGGGGGTTAAATGGGTGTTACCCTGTTGTTCATCTATCCAttaatttaataaaatattcatattaattttgtatttttttatgtctttgTACTAAGATATTTTCCTACCACTTTCAAGCACTATGAACTGTTCACATCTGAGTATGTGGAGGTTTTGTCTTTACACTCCAAGCTGGTCAAGTGTGCTGAAACAACACTTCATGTAACAATTGTAacgatgaaaatgatgatgatgataagtaGTCAATATTTTCTAGGAGAAATGCTGTCATGTTCCTGAGCGGGCTATCTTGAATCAGTGAATTGTTAACGTTTGTCCCACAAACGTCTCATTATAGAATTTGGCGTCtacagatgttttttttttttcaggatgtGGATTCTGCACTATTCTTTGTATCGACATCAGTTCTGCCATGTGATTCTTGATTTTCtagtcttttttcttctttcactTTTTCAAACATCGGCTTCCATATATAAACACCACTTCCGACCCCAACTGCCATAACAACGCAAAGCTGATGCAGAGGCATTCGCGCAATACGAGAAAGCATGATTTGGAAAATTATTGATACAAAAGCACCAGGCGATAGGGATATCTATTTTTTCTGAGCCCACGAAGTTGCATAGCATTGTCTTGCCCCAGGCCCCTCCTGATGCAACATGGAACGCTTGGTCAAAATCAATTCTTGTCAAATTCTGCGTGAAATTCTTCAGGTTCTTTTCTTTCTCGAGATTTTAAGCCGCAAAAGCTAGAAAAAGGGGAGCTTGAGCTATTTATGCAGTATGAGGAGTCGGTGGTCAAAACCGAACGAAAAGTCTTCGGAAGAGAGTTTCTCAGCAGTGGCAATTGAGAAGGAAAATAACACCTTACCAACATTCCAGCGGAAACTCTTCTCCTTTCTTTTACTGTTTAGAATCTTAAATGCTTGGCTTGTGAGAACGTGGTTTGTGCCGGATGAGTATTGGCAAGGACCTGAAGTAGCTCACAGACTCGCGTTTGGGTATGGATATTTGACGTGGGAGTGGAAACAAGGCCTTAGAGGATACACTCTACCTCTTGTGTATTCCATCGCTTACAAAGTTCTCTATATCCTCGGCTTAGACAGTGCAGAAGTAGTCATTTTTATCCCAAATGTTATTCAGGCAGTCCTTGCAGCAGTGGGGGATTTATATTTGTATAAACTTGCTATCAAGTTGTTTGGACCTCAGGCTGCAAAGTGGGCATTGCTCTGTAATTTGTCATCATGGTTTACATTTTATTGTGTTACAAGAACGCTTTCTAACTCATGGGAGACCGTGCTTACAACAATTGCATTGTATTATTGGCCACTGGAACTTTTACAAACAACCAAGGTTAAGGATATTGACCAAAGCTCAAATATTTCCATCTCTCTTATTGTGGCAGCATTTGCCTGTATAATTCGTCCTACATCTGCAATATTATGGCTCCCTTTATCCACACTTCATATCATAAGAACAGAAaggaaattatattttatattactTCAAGCTTTGCCTGTTGGTCTTCTGGCATTGTGCTGGTCACTTGTTATTGACAGTTTCTTCTATGGCCACTGGATGGTTGTACAGCTGAattttttgttgttcaatGTTGTCAAGGACCTAGGAACGTTTTATGGCAGCCATCCATGGCACTGGTAAATATCATGCTCTTTAATGATTTAGAATGACACATGAAAGTGTTAATCATAATCAGTAAATGCAGATAATGTTTTTACACATACTTCAGTGTGTAAGGTGCAACTGCATTCAGGCACAACCTGGGGTATTATGtggaaaaaagaataatatttgaagattccttaataagaaattacccactttttggccgccaaggggggtgagCACCCCTTGTGTGCAGATTGGGATTTTCAAGGCTCATTTGAAACGAAGAAGAAACTATAAGATTTTGAATTACTTCACAACCGTTTTTCCTTTCAACTCAAGCATTTCGCGACATGGGCGCGAGCTTTACATTTACAAGCCGCGAGCGTTCCGCTGCATGGGCGCAAGTTTGGCCAAATAACAGAAAACTCTTAGGTCGTTTTCACGTGACAGGTCACATTTATGCTC
Protein-coding regions in this window:
- the LOC5517779 gene encoding uncharacterized protein LOC5517779 → MATRRPNTEFESDWAFIEEETASSIETKRDCVVYRKPTYSEILCGIQPNELEEGEESEPEFEILTGFKFCQEPSKPPLAEQDHQPVVNDLLSEYGHAAASCDDIDDGIMIISKHCDDPDIIPETSPLMSSSRCLLDDSFVSLSGWNELVCNNDAAPIDDYDWDSFSDQGLTDNDESGLSALPFYSEELFPYPSVESLALSVDLAGWNELTTLHDHHLTAPSTVDNPGKEIYDDHESLPSSIEAFGWDELPFYNSNLSDDGEILYEGQAVPPNPGVVDEIFQMPFIVNGQAEYLSMTASGSFRTIPCSDESSTEGSLIELICPDDNTDESYDILDSQIVDYDDDDDAMSGWKELPFINSSFYVSEDDSFSSHDIECIETPTEISNSPLNLPNSLSSVSSSLFSKASSFCSDSDDSDEEDSYDDDDDPYSSDESDSDESVLFPRWLEEGRPSDDSPSGDDLMSHLYVDIPTFVILLCLTTAMGFSIGHGVSVYLSNQAVSKTTKLSKPNTVTYSSPDSVKLNGLTAEQQARLDLWALEEKLYQERDDAGKDHFDIQSLHSKLQEKHFKLLQQHRTVQQRLQLSKSMSWYWRLKYDEEKRHQAQSHKFGTSSKNIRSFRDIYSGDLSRTDDVTQRRGKLNKDYVDSSHNVFKKYHSVSSLIPPRRVGLNNFRARWNLGNPNPYCSSDAKAPDVIRKRQPCRDNDKDVADNLIVNSRKRKKNIKKTNNNKNTRSSSSSPCHAAPLRSSLKPCFKEPKSLIRTETRLAKHNNDSLVNIKQQSKDKHAGIRRELLKKRELRRKQRELKMHADELKLIIAELLKERRLAEKEKHELRKSWRTLKRQQNRFESEKLRLEEDLSVRSLHVLEYLRREKKKMKNWRRTQKIQMRDDLFKLQEKLKSENVQAARQGYREILGTKRDLKLEKRLLREQKKDLKKLKKSLRKERRKFAKTQARKNKVVEKLSKRLNRVKIKNKFRKKTKQSARKSRKIRLKWKEEQERFWQDIENKLDDWVANKTELKSAAAHSLNNRRKRKMKSVKKWREALKREVIMEWNAMKRKYENKKVKTKRLRKKGPWTGEILDKILAEQRVYDQQKRLRKKGEKANRWDSFTRLQRNEKRSDFKNWRKKKHWKKYSSDVDALMRKRRRKQDKKYQRELERLNQWALQMNEKKLEHERLYSEKQKRNPKCPRHKNNDSKSKRKRTELIRIKNETVIIELKPPPPKHRDELHPDTTKRGRARAEKTPVSMSSSPVGELTSHTDQSQAQRPNPTPTDIKPNVHQEFPIPPELKPPLPQRFPTPTDIKPNVHQEFTIPPELKPPLPQEFPTPTDIKPNVHQEFPIPPELKPDMHVDFPLLQLIGGKDWVLEPRHKTPDIKSYEEPAKMRPRPLPPPDWLEADEYEKVMDWYVRRAIERNELRKSNPLATWFPPHDFSVKSDSSWLFQRSRDRHEQRSHPVFQHHSRGPRKRRRVMKHKDGAWFFERAHDRADQREPWYMRRAEGRQSERDSKLENWWLERGYNRDDLRGCHGNDDDSDEDSWFPWRARLRRRFWYPCF